The Rubrobacter naiadicus genome contains a region encoding:
- a CDS encoding J domain-containing protein gives MSDRVNYYEVLGVSRNASQEEIHEAYRRLAKERHPDRGGSPEEFSLLQEAHEVLSDPERRRRHDEELDLAYAADQLSELDFSRLEDELAARREERERSGPSLGERLRGRLRRKEPRVRRQGRYVVREARWYEPHRFDPEPATWKSGTITFVLAFLAFIAAGQLGLWAEGIGRGSFTWTAALGPYMPVVYALVGLIASYLAFRSAGYIAVALVFIAALVVGQSGGPQGLLQFAALGIVVFLLWIYAGSRRERSRR, from the coding sequence ATGTCGGATCGGGTCAACTACTACGAGGTTCTCGGGGTCTCCCGCAACGCGTCGCAGGAGGAGATCCACGAGGCGTACCGCCGTCTGGCCAAGGAGCGCCATCCCGACCGGGGAGGGAGCCCGGAGGAGTTCTCGCTGCTGCAGGAGGCGCACGAGGTGCTCTCCGACCCCGAGCGCCGCAGGCGCCACGACGAGGAGCTCGACCTGGCCTACGCCGCAGACCAGCTCTCGGAGCTGGACTTCAGCCGCCTCGAGGACGAGCTCGCCGCCCGGCGCGAGGAGCGCGAGCGGTCCGGGCCCTCTCTCGGGGAGAGGCTCCGGGGAAGGTTGCGGCGCAAGGAGCCGCGGGTGCGGAGGCAGGGGCGCTACGTGGTGCGCGAGGCCCGCTGGTACGAGCCGCACCGCTTCGACCCCGAGCCGGCGACGTGGAAGAGCGGGACGATCACGTTCGTCCTCGCCTTCCTCGCGTTCATCGCCGCCGGTCAGCTCGGTTTGTGGGCGGAGGGGATAGGGCGGGGGTCGTTCACCTGGACGGCGGCGCTCGGGCCGTACATGCCGGTCGTCTACGCGCTCGTCGGCCTCATCGCCTCATATCTCGCGTTCCGGAGCGCGGGGTACATCGCGGTCGCGCTCGTCTTCATCGCCGCGCTCGTCGTCGGGCAGAGCGGGGGGCCGCAGGGGCTCCTGCAGTTCGCCGCGCTCGGGATAGTGGTGTTCCTGCTCTGGATCTACGCCGGAAGCCGCCGCGAGCGGAGCCGGCGCTAG